Below is a genomic region from Parageobacillus toebii NBRC 107807.
GTTGGCAAATGGCGGCACTCCCATATTTCTTCCCATTTCCCCAAGGGTTAAGCAGGCGTACGTAATCGGTGTGCCACTTTCAGCGTGCTGCGCTAACGTTCCAGACACTCCAAACGCCTCGTCGTCGGGATGGGGGAATACGACTAATATATGTCTTTCCATGAAAATCACTCCTTCATTAAAATGGCTCGTGGCTTAATTGCAGTGCAACAGCCAGCCTTCCTTCATAATCGTGCCCGGCTAACAGCAATTGTCCTTTCTCTGTCATTTCCCAGTCTGTTAATCCTTCCGCATACACCCAGCCGAAATCAAGTTTTAAGCCGACACGATACGGCCCGTTTCCAACGATTTTCCCGCGGCTGAAACGAATAAGACCGTTGCGGATATAAGCTCCGGCAGAAAAAAATCCTTCATTATGATGGGCAGCGTATGCACCATTCGTTGTTTCTAAATGTATATATACATCTTGATTGGCAAAGCGGTTTAATGCGGCTTGCACTTCCCAAACATCAATCGGCTGCAAGCGAATCCCTCCTGCTATTTATTTTCTATTATTTTACATGAAACGAGCAAAAAAACGAAAATATTTCGTCTATCGAACTTCTTGATTATAATAAAAGAAGACAGTTATTGAGACTCATCAAGCTTCGATTTTACGCCAAAATAGAGAAGAGGTGTTATTGATGAGTTTTCAAGGAAATGGCATAACGTTTTTAAACTTTGACAATACGTATGTTTCGCAAAAACAGCTTTTTCATTTTCCGCATGAATGGATCGATTTTACCGATTTAGCACATACAAACTTGTATTGTGAACCCGAATCATTACGCGAGATTGAGAGACGCATACGTCTTCGTAAACAAAAAGGAGCGGTGTTCATCGGAAACGGAAACTATCACTATGTTTCTTATTTGCTTATTCAAGAAATAAAGGAGCCTTTTACTCTCATTTTGTTTGACCATCATACGGATGTTGGAACTGGGGATGATCCTGTTATTTCGTGCGGTTCATGGGTATCGTATGCGCTAAAGCATCCTTATTTAAAAAAGGTGGTTATGATCGGTCCAAAACCTTCACAACAGTATCTTCGTTTATCTTCTAATATTACTGTCTTCCCAATTGATCATTACGATATTTCTCCAAGCATGCTTTTTTCCGTCATTCCTACTCATTGTATATATATTAGTATTGATAAAGACGTGCTTTGCCGTGATGATGCGGTGACAAACTGGGATCAAGGAACGATGCCGCTTTCGTTTTTGCTTTCTTGTCTCCGTCATCTATTATTCTATAAAAAGGTAGTGGGTGTGGATGTGTGCGGTGAATATCCGCAAGCTTCCATTGATGTTTTTAACCCTGTTTGCCGCGAAGCGAATCGAAAAAACGAATATGCGAACCGATGCATTATTGAAACGTGTTTACACTACACATCTACACATCCCCTTCCTGCGTAATTGCTCACCATCATACAGTAGCATTATAGATGTAAGTTTTGCCTTTTGATCAAAGAATCACGATGTTTTTCGG
It encodes:
- a CDS encoding YojF family protein; its protein translation is MQPIDVWEVQAALNRFANQDVYIHLETTNGAYAAHHNEGFFSAGAYIRNGLIRFSRGKIVGNGPYRVGLKLDFGWVYAEGLTDWEMTEKGQLLLAGHDYEGRLAVALQLSHEPF
- a CDS encoding arginase family protein; translation: MSFQGNGITFLNFDNTYVSQKQLFHFPHEWIDFTDLAHTNLYCEPESLREIERRIRLRKQKGAVFIGNGNYHYVSYLLIQEIKEPFTLILFDHHTDVGTGDDPVISCGSWVSYALKHPYLKKVVMIGPKPSQQYLRLSSNITVFPIDHYDISPSMLFSVIPTHCIYISIDKDVLCRDDAVTNWDQGTMPLSFLLSCLRHLLFYKKVVGVDVCGEYPQASIDVFNPVCREANRKNEYANRCIIETCLHYTSTHPLPA